In Paramisgurnus dabryanus chromosome 7, PD_genome_1.1, whole genome shotgun sequence, the following are encoded in one genomic region:
- the LOC135718050 gene encoding uncharacterized protein: protein MASSRLYLRNTEGGTDEKRGDHEFGDCSDRFPGLTIHQSRDSLLFAGGKFVKASLIQTLDESPKGCLTLSNTEGRINMSRGVSGPKVGGCSDRFPDLTIHQSRDSSLFPDGKSKTPFIYTLDDSPKACLTLNNTKGGVVDGLKVGVCSDRFPDLNTCQSRDSSLFAERKIVRERFIDTVDDSPKVGSEGKGARIRGLFKRACKAVARPFLSCRRNKVKPIVPPLKPDKSSSGLSVQYASSPKDSLDSGSYWVGDTSDACPAQVKSSAKVWSMADQTSYTDSFEETHVLNTSDIASASLDDSADHRKGVEELMNAPSGSIETLSLDAHSAVKASSRAVKRRSLSADSRSSEMTDESLEATNLDFEYGMNMAEICPEEQCAKKKKKAGKWGFLKRTCKAIERTFFSCGSTKVEPFVPPLRPDTSPSYQESLDDDVETYYNLGNILGEGCFGSVCEATRISDGQQVAIKLIPKYGDERTLAIPGYSDPLITEVALMIKMSEPPLSPNVIQMFESFEDDEKIAIVMEYPQPCITLEDYITDNEMLCEEMARIVMHKLVKAVIDCIDHGVVHTDIHPGNILINTSTLDMKLIDFSCGQLFTSDAYDSSQYVGKQEYCPPEVTEMNRFHAISANVWSLGLVLFEMVNGCLPYSESEEVLFVNPDLSIGLDLKVLDTTQD from the exons ATGGCCTCATCCAGGTTGTACCTCCGTAACACCGAGGGCGGAACCGATGAGAAGAGAGGCGACCATGAATTTGGCGATTGTAGCGATCGTTTCCCGGGTCTGACCATCCATCAGTCACGGGATTCATTGCTCTTCGCTGGTGGAAAGTTTGTCAAGGCGTCTCTTATACAAACTCTGGACGAAAGTCCAAAAG GATGTTTGACCCTCAGTAACACCGAGGGTCGCATCAATATGAGCAGAGGTGTCAGCGGACCAAAAGTCGGTGGTTGTAGTGATCGATTCCCTGATCTGACCATCCATCAGTCACGGGATTCATCGCTGTTCCCCGATGGAAAGTCTAAGACACCTTTTATTTACACCTTGGACGACAGTCCAAAAG CATGTTTGACCCTCAACAACACCAAGGGTGGAGTTGTTGATGGATTGAAGGTCGGCGTTTGTAGCGATCGTTTCCCTGATCTGAACACCTGTCAGTCACGGGATTCATCGCTCTTCGCTGAAAGAAAGATTGTGAGAGAACGTTTTATAGACACTGTGGACGACAGCCCAAAAG TAGGCAGTGAGGGGAAGGGGGCAAGGATCCGTGGGCTCTTCAAAAGAGCTTGCAAGGCTGTAGCGCGCCCCTTCCTCAGCTGCCGGAGGAACAAAGTAAAACCTATTGTTCCTCCACTGAAGCCGGACAAATCTTCTTCAGGGCTGTCTGTCCAGTATGCATCCAGCCCCAAGGACAGTTTGGACTCAGGTTCTTACTGGGTCGGGGATACATCAGATGCATGTCCGGCTCAAGTGAAAAGTTCAGCCAAAGTTTGGTCTATGGCTGACCAGACTTCTTACACGGATTCATTTGAGGAAACGCATGTATTGAATACATCGGACATAGCGTCCGCTTCCTTAGATGACAGTGCCGATCACAGGAAAGGCGTTGAAGAACTGATGAATGCCCCATCAGGTTCCATAGAGACCTTAAGTCTCGATGCTCACAGTGCCGTGAAGGCATCTAGTAGAGCTGTGAAGAGAAGATCTTTATCAGCTGACAGTAGGTCCAGTGAGATGACAGATGAGTCATTAGAAGCCACAAACCTGGACTTTGAATATGGCATGAATATGGCAGAGATCTGCCCAGAAG AACAATGTGCCAAAAAGAAAAAGAAGGCAGGAAAGTGGGGGTTCTTAAAGAGAACCTGCAAGGCTATAGAGCGAACCTTCTTCTCCTGCGGCAGTACCAAAGTGGAGCCTTTTGTGCCTCCACTGCGACCAGACACTTCCCCATCTTATCAAGAAAGTCTTGATG ATGATGTGGAGACTTACTATAACTTGGGGAATATTTTGGGTGAAGGTTGCTTTGGAAGTGTCTGTGAGGCCACACGTATATCTGATGGCCAACAG GTCGCCATCAAACTCATACCTAAGTATGGCGATGAGCGTACTCTTGCTATT CCCGGCTATTCTGATCCTCTGATTACAGAAGTGGCACTCATGATTAAGATGAGTGAACCTCCCTTAAGCCCAAATGTAATCCAGATGTTCGAAAGTTTTGAAGACGATGAGAAAATAGCAATTGTTATGGAGTACCCCCAGCCCTGCATAACCTTAGAGGATTACATAACAGACAATGAGATGTTATGTGAAGAAATGGCGCGTATAGTAATGCATAAATTGGTGAAGGCAGTAATAGACTGCATTGACCACGGTGTCGTTCATACTGACATCCATCCTGGTAACATCCTGATCAACACCAGCACTTTAGACATGAAGTTAATTGACTTCAGTTGTGGTCAGCTGTTTACCAGTGATGCCTATGACAGTAGTCAGTATGTAG GAAAACAAGAGTACTGCCCACCCGAGGTCACAGAGATGAACAGATTTCATGCCATCTCTGCCAACGTCTGGTCTCTTGGTTTGGTCCTCTTTGAAATGGTCAACGGATGTTTGCCGTATTCAGAGTCGGAGGAAGTCCTGTTTGTGAATCCTGACTTATCAATAG
- the nfe2l2b gene encoding nuclear factor erythroid 2-related factor 2b, with protein sequence MEDPSVKFPNEPDLVEILWRQDIDLGVEREIFDGCLRQRTEEARRAREREQEREQERELERIVQRLQKLDKETGEFLPSPSSVNTQAMPFSATLPSTLSTQHSPITQNPLLSALLFSKSQKASFGEQAELPSVPDLQYYLDLLESEHPDSPLEDIMEICNHNLSPKENSVCDLSELTQTISDSLEVVQPLLCTPCNPVLEACIPALSCDYSPINTNFTSSPSENLNQTSLTECQLNSNQSTLSEFCPELTTTFTVNTTESCGSPEWSTTHAADSPVLIGSFDDSTSAGSVDLDTSFYATDTISSQSEDEELKSVQSNYTDLLPLSLDLEAVEALYETVTCTKHQTQSKSTKKVTHTEPLPNFKTTRGIRRVCRDEQRARALGLPLTVRDIIGLPVEAFNEAINSSKLSNAQLTLIRDIRRRGKNKMAAQSCRKRKMDGLVDLEEEVEALKMKKDQGEEEQERNIRDLRDTKEKLRKLYDEVFSQLRNEDGNPYDPKKYKLQLSTDGAVYLLPRNIVNRKNTLSEN encoded by the exons ATGGAAGACCCTTCTGTCAAGTTTCCAAACGAGCCG gATTTGGTTGAGATTTTATGGAGGCAGGATATTGATTTGGGGGTGGAGCGAGAGATCTTTGATGGATGTCTACGGCAGAGGACGGAGGAGGCGAGGAgagcgagggagagagagcaagagagagagcaGGAGAGAGAGCTAGAGAGGATTGTGCAGAGGTTACAGAAACTCGACAAGGAGACTGGAGAGTTTTTGCCAAGTCCTTCATCAGTGAACACTCAG GCCATGCCCTTCTCGGCGACATTACCTTCTACATTGTCCACCCAGCATTCACCCATTACCCAGAATCCCCTGCTGTCTGCCCTGCTGTTCTCTAAGTCTCAGAAAGCTTCTTTTGGAGAGCAGGCTGAACTGCCATCAGTGCCAGATTTACAG TATTATTTGGATCTCTTGGAGTCTGAACACCCGGATTCGCCCTTAGAGGATATAATGGAAATCTGCAACCACAACCTGTCACCTAAGGAGAACTCAGTGTGTGATCTAAGTGAACTAACACAGACAATTTCGGACTCTCTTGAGGTTGTTCAGCCTTTGTTATGCACGCCCTGTAATCCAGTCCTGGAGGCATGCATACCAGCACTCTCATGTGATTATTCACCTATAAATACAAATTTTACCTCCAGTCCATCTGAGAATCTTAATCAAACGAGTTTGACTGAATGCCAGCTAAACTCAAACCAGTCAACCCTCAGTGAATTTTGCCCTGAACTTACAACCACATTCACCGTTAATACCACAGAGTCATGTGGTTCACCTGAATGGAGCACCACACATGCCGCTGACAGCCCTGTCTTGATTGGAAGCTTCGACGACTCTACGTCTGCTGGGTCTGTGGAtctggacacatccttctacgcCACAGACACCATTAGTAGCCAATCAGAAGATGAGGAGTTAAAGAGCGTCCAATCAAATTATACCGATCTGCTGCCTTTATCGCTGGACCTAGAGGCCGTAGAAGCACTATACGAAACTGTTACGTGTACAAAACACCAAACGCAAAGTAAATCAACCAAAAAAGTCACACACACAGAACCTTTACCCAACTTCAAAACTACAAGAGGAATCCGGCGTGTTTGCAGAGACGAACAGCGGGCACGAGCGTTGGGTTTGCCGCTCACGGTGCGTGACATCATCGGCCTGCCCGTGGAAGCATTTAATGAAGCCATCAACTCTAGCAAACTCAGCAACGCTCAACTTACCCTCATAAGAGACATTCGAAGGCGCGGCAAAAACAAGATGGCCGCCCAGAGCTGTCGCAAACGAAAGATGGATGGTCTCGTCGATCTCGAAGAAGAGGTTGAGGCTTTGAAGATGAAGAAGGATCAAGGTGAAGAAGAACAAGAGAGGAACATCAGAGATCTTCGAGATACTAAAGAAAAGCTTCGGAAACTCTACGACGAGGTGTTCAGCCAGCTCAGAAATGAAGACGGAAACCCCTACGACCCCAAAAAATACAAACTGCAACTTAGCACAGACGGAGCGGTTTACCTACTGCCACGTAACATAGTTAACAGGAAAAATACATTGTCGGAGAACTAA